The stretch of DNA tatctgtttcacagatgtcGACGGTTATATTCCAATCATCGAAACCACTATCATGTACTTTTATTTAAGAATGTGATATATCGAATCAGAATTATGACTTGGTTTGTACTGTACTTGCATAAGCAAAATGCTGGGTGTCACATCTGAAGCAACATCAACTTACCTTCTAGAGCAGCTACGATCACCGCCGGTGCGGTTTGTATTGTTCAGTCTTTCGtttactatgttgtgttttgtaaactgttgtatgGTCTTTTTTTTACCTAGGCGTTATTAGTTTATGAGTGGATGAAGTTGTTTCCATACAAATAATAAACACGTATTCTGCTGTCAAGCTGATCTGATGAACAACGGTGTGTGTCTTCGAAATATAGCAGAATTTTTCTTCGTTATTGTActtaattattcataaaaattacCACTGtatatcaaattaaacaaattgaattgaatatattttattgcaaaaattaCAAACAGTGATTTACTGATaaagtatttaaaattgataaatacattttgtatatatcttttttaaaaaattaactaACTTTTGATAGGATAAAGAACTTTAACAATTTGTTTTCTGACTTCTCGGCATTTCCCATAGCAACACTTTTCATGTCCCTCACAACTGCTATCCACTTTACATGTTTTTCCTCGTTTACCATAGGCAGCACCGCAGGACcctacaaaatatcaaataaaatataagtcctaaataaacattaaaacaaacGCACTTAATGATCGATGTTATCCTGAAATAAGATTGAACTGATGTGTATTAGAAGTCTGAGTTTTGCTTCATTTAAAAGACCACAgtttagtgggagatattatggacataattgtgcaaatcgtgatacaagcatgacatttggtataaaggttaactaaatgatacttaataaaaatccgctgctggccagaatttttttttttttttttcaaaatggccaccacacatttcggaAGTTATGAATATCTCTATTGTCTGTTACTACAAAATGCTATTCACACCTTCCCATATTTCTTTTCACCAACCTATCAACTGATGTCTGATTTTGAacacttattattattatttcaactGGAATATACAAATTACATACAATGCAATGATTCTGGTAATAATTTGTTGGGAATTGTAAGTCCTGATTTATTACCGTTGTACACGATGAATCATATGAATAAACATCACATcttaaaacatgttaaatgataGAAACTTCATCGTTGAACttgcatgaaatattaaaaactaGGACATCCTATTTAAAAGAGAATTAGattttatgattatataattattttttttattagaatagcATTGGAAAACACTTTTGATCGTTTATTTAATTAAAACTATGCTTTCACTGTCTTGATGAGTAATTGTCGCTATAAGTAGAATTGCGCAGGTATTTGGACTGGATTGTTATggtatatgtatatatgtgtataGCTGTGAATAAGTGTTTCACGGATAGCAAACCAGTGAATATAAAATAAAGACTTAATAAAAAGGGATAATGATACGCAAATACATATGCCTTAATTAATTAGTACTTGactctttaaaatttgaaacgaAAGGAAAAAACGTATATACATATTTAGAAGAATATTTGAGTAAATcaattgaatttgtaaaacaatttctaTCCGATTTACTTTATATTTATTCACATATTAAGGACGGATACTTTTAGTGTTACAAATTGCAATAGCTAGGTACATTTTATAGCTGTAAGTGTCACAATAGCGAAGTCCTATGAAttgaaaaaatgtgaaataatttcgAGAAGTGAACGAATATTGGAAGACACACATCTAAAATATCTTAGCTGTCACTGTGGGGTATTTGAaagattttcatttgaaaaacagATTTCAGAAGCTAGGCAGCCATATTGCAGACGGACAGAACGAAAGACGGAATGACTGACATAACCGAGCTAATACTAGACAGATATAATTTAAAGAGtaatatttcatgattataatggttaaagaatattttatttttatcgttCTACAATATTGCgaaaaaaaggttttattttatattctatatatCTTGTATATCttagatgaattttaaaatacGCAAGTCATTTATGAGTGACAAATTCAATACCATTGTTTTTTGCACCAGGAACATGGCTAAAATGTGTTCTACcgaaataaatgtgttatattagCGTAAAATGATTGCatcaatcagaaaaaaatcacatacaTCATTCCCATACGtaagtttgaaaaataatagAATTGTGTTGCAGGTTAAGAAATTATGAAGTaagtgttttagttgattttagtctctgatgcatgattttttttttattaataattgtttttggcttttaactagctgtcagaaactgcgagtactctcaaatcgtattttcttgttaattcgacctgttgatactatttataatgcttttttgttattttatatttatatggatcttgtctatataccagctttgattatttggaatatattctaagtttcacttcttcttactacatttgtatatacttcaagatttacctgtatttttttaaaaccgtttttatttctaaagtgaatattttcgatgggttaaatatttcgcagtggtgacttgccatggctttgtttggacttgtttgtttgctttttggccttgaatgtttgtccctaatattttattaactgtgcatttgcattcgaTATCGCAGATtgaatttattcgtttatagtgtattaatgtacgttttttttaattgagttaagactgccaattgatattttaatgtgtgtttttctatgttgtgatgttatgctattgtttcagaaaaagagaGAAGGTTTGGATCCTTTCAAACGTTTAATACCGCTGCAAATCTTttcatctgtcctaagtcaggaatctgatgtacagtagttgtcgtttgtttatgtaatttaaacgtgtttctcgtttctcgttttttttattttatatagattagaccgttggttttcccgtttgaatggttttacactagtaattttggggccctttatagcttgttgttcggtgtgagccaaggctccgtgttgaaggccgtacattgacctataatggtttacttttttaaattgtttaaatggagagttttctcattggcactcacatcacatattcctatatctattgtcaaGTAGTGCATAATTTGATTAAATTGTTATGCATGCATAACTACCATATTTATCACCAACAAgtatattaacaaatcatttatctataaatagatgacttttttttcaaaatacatgtcTGAAGAATATCTACATATTATCGAAATGTGCATTTGGTATAGAAAAAATGATATCAATAATGATCCTCGCTACTCCACATGCCCAGTTACAAGAACCTTCGTACTATCATTGAAATGCGGATagtgatttacttaaattttaatttcaaaatcagTAATAAATCAGGAATTTCTTCTTACCAAGCAAAGATTTGATACCTTGTCAGGGCTTACTTATAGTTTTGTTATATTTGGTTTTATCATCTCTTCGGTTTTTGTTTgagaattttgatttttaatatcgaGTTCCcgagaataaaacaaaaaaaatatagaactTTGCATTTGCTGTAATGAGATAAATACCgttaaaatttgtataaaattgagaatggaaatggggaatgtgtcaaagagacaacaacccgaccaaataaaaaacaacagcagagggtcaccaacaggtcttcaatgtagcgagaaattcccgcacccgaagtcgtccttcggctggcccctaaacaaatatatactagtccagtgataatgaacgccatactaatttccaaattgtacacaagaaactaaaattaaaataatacaagactaacaaaggccagaggctcctgacttgggacaggcgtaatcTGATTATCGATTAATAAAAATTTTGCTTAAATGTGATGAACTCGTTAGTAACCTCTATATCAGAATCGTGTGACTCTGTGAGTGGTTTACAAATCAAAACTTTTCATTCTACTATTGTTTGTACCAAAAAAAGGAATAACATGTCTTTGTATATtaacaaaatattgaataaatgataaattaacttttattaattagatataagaacAGATAATGAAATTTTGGAGAAATCTAAGACTCACAATAATAATTCAAAACAACATAATGCATGTGATATGTCTCGTCCATAAATTTTAATTCGTTAATTGAATTTATGAACATACATTATCTTCAATGGTCAAATCTGTAATTTATTACACTTTTTAATGTTGATAATAAGTGAGAATTTGATGttctttttataatataaataagcGTGTAAAAGCGTTAATCGAACTTCACTATGTATGAAGAGCAGTAGCACTTAATATAAACGATATGTAAACGATCAACGAGTTTTTAACCTGtagaaacaaataaagaaatagtCGGTTCTTATATTTCTTATATGTTACAAACTCAAAATAAAGAGTTATATCAAGatgtttgtttgattttcaaCACTTAGTTCAAACGTTGTCACGCAAAGCACGTTAAGTCTTTGCTGTTGAAATTTATACGGAAATAAAATATGACATTGGAGTGTCTCTCGATTGTAATCAGCATATCAAAATAACGGATTATCATGAAACATACATATAatggaataataaaattgagaatgttgGTTTTAAAGAAACTAACCTGGGTGTTTACCATCAACTGTCACTGCCGCACATCGTTTATTGCAACCATGGGGACAGCATCGATATcctatataataaaaacaaataattaaaattacattttttcacATCTATGTAAACTAACAAATCTTCTCATTACTTTGagttttaaatataattgtaaaacatatcaaAGATACCAGCTTTATTATTTAGAATGACAGATTagcattttatcatattttaagaaGACGACAATCACTCCATGTAAGTAGACATGTTGAGCTTGCAAATTAcgataaaaatttgtattttattagaGTTCTTTTCCATACATGAAGTCTATATAAAACtaagatttttttaaaccaatcaaGCTGACATATATCTACGTAACAGGAAAATCTCACAGATTTGTGCTTATGCAATTTTGTTGTCATGTTACAGAATTTCGTCTGTCTGTAATACGGATATCATTGATTAAAGAATGTgcgctcctcttgtttttgaattttttgtctgATATTCGGAATACTTCTGTTTTATCAAAGTGGTGCCATTAACAATTTCGACCGCTCCCCCTAAATTtctttttactgttttattacatatagtttgAAAAGCCATAATTCATTGTTTTCAACAAAGAAAAAGTACCACTTTCAAACGACATTGTATAAAAATTCTAGAATGAACACTTTTCAGGCTTGTTTACaatgacttatatctagaaaaaAAGGACACGGGTCCTAAATTtgtttctgcttttttagttttattctttacatactatcaatttatagtagtcttttaaaaatcaaacatcCTTAAATGGGATTTTAGGGTGcatttttatagtctatttcTATGCATCTGTAAAAATAGAATTTGGAATGAGTTATCACAAAACTAGTTTAACATTGTTTCATAAAACTGTATGTGTTACATACCAAATACCTTGTAATTTAAATCGGTTAAAATTTCAttcctggaatctatgatgagtttatttaaatgatcttttttaagtaataatatatatatatatatataagtacgtctgagtcagtgacaaccctacaacagatgtatccatcgggtcgccatcaatgatggtgatacatggctgtgtacataatgtatatacaactcgtcttaacatcaacccagcaatgttagatctgtaaatttgctttgcgaaagcaaatttacagatctaacattgttgggttgatgtttagacgagttgtatatatatatatatatatatatatatatatatatatatatatatatatatatatatatatatatatatatatatatatacaaatatatcaataCCTGAAAACCTACCTGATGGACATTGCTTTTGTACAAAACAATGGAATTTAAAATCGATAACACATGCTGATGCAAAGTCAAATTTAGGACAAGCTCCAAGGCCTTTGGAGTTTACCtaataacaaaaattataaacataataattCTGCATCTAATGATTATGATTTTGGTTATGATGATTGCGGTGGTGATGAtgatcaaatataatatatactgaTAATTGTATTATTTGCCCTTATACTtgacaaaaatgatattttacaagTATGTTTAGACAAATACAGAGAAAATAATAGAATTTgcaaaaaaatttttaaaaaggaaatttGGTTTATTAATGGccaacagaaaatgaaaaaaaaaataaaaatgttccgCAAAAAACAACAGAACAAGAAACGTTGTTTagattaaatatagaaaaaaatataggggCTACTGACAACTAAATTAATTCCACAGATATTTAATTATTCTAAAAGTTTCTCAGTAGACATGATAGAACAATAGCTTCGAGTGTGCAATTTTAAAGATTACCTACTGAAAGCTCttattgttgtttgaaaaaaaaaatgaattttgttagccgtcataaaaaaattggtgttaGAAAAACATATTGAACCTAAAATCATATTGCAAtcacaaatatttatattatctttcagacaaatatttcattttggtgAAATTTCCCACCGATGCAAAATTTTAGAAAACATTAAAAACGTTTTCAATCGCCACAAACAGCAATACGTAGCTGTGAGCTTTTctcaaaatatctttataattaagaaataattgatgcaagctatactttattgtagttttaacatgggtaagcATTATTCTCCTGATTATTTATGCCCGAACGATAGTGAGGGCAAAAATAATACGAATATTATGCCTACCCATAAAAACGCATTAAAAATAAGAGGAGAaaaaacgacacaacattaaaatgtaacacaaactgAAACaaaactaagcattagacaaaatccgatgagaataacaaatataacatcattggtacaggacatttttaaagaaaaaaatagtgggttgaacctggttttgtggcatgccagtaataaaattcattattctgtcATCATACGCAtgtgaaaacaaattttattggatttagagcatggcgAAAAAAGCACGTCATATTGAAATAGCAAATAATCAGTTTAGATAATTAAAAGTTGATAATGGGAACAGATGTTGTGATATTCCGAATGAGACCATCGAATGTATCTTTGGACTAACGTACTTTCTATTTAGGTCTTCAGAAATCTAAGCGGTTTCTAGTAAATGGATTAAATTAATTGTTAAGCAAAGACAAACTTTAAATGGTTTCCGAAAATCATAGAATAATTTTCTTTGTTCTATGTTGGACAGTACTGATTGATAATCTAGTCTTAGATGCAAACATTTttcattagttgttagtggcttcgAACTAGCTGTCAGCATCTTTgaatactctcagatcagtactcaGTGTCTTTTCGTTGTTGGGATAAACTAGTACTCGGCCACGCCCACTGTGTTTTAGTTAGATGTAtgttatttgtatccatctgatgagttaagccttttacaactgatttttatagtacgTTCTGATGTGtattgttacatcactgtcccaggcAAGGGGGAGGGGTTTGGAttccgttaacatgtttaaccccgctacattctgtatgtgtcattgttcattgttaaaggctgttaGGTGATCTAtagttatttatttatgtgtcatttagtctcttgtggagagttgtctcatttgcaatcttaccacatcttctttttcatattaaattgcatgcgattctagatttttttttaatttcgttacTTAAAAACATACCTGTATAAATGCAATAAATCCCAGAAACAAGATTAAATAAACGTTCATTTGTACCACAGTTGTCATCGTGTTGCTTGTATACTGTATATAAAACAACATGGAAAACCATTTATACTTTTCTGGAAACAATTTTTTTGACCTGAAATATAATCCCGGATAATGTTAATATTACCTTATGTATACTTtagttttaaaattgattttttttaacgatGAAACAAGTAAATAATGTATGATGCTGTCAGAGACATGTGAAATATCAATATATCAAACAAACCACAACACAATATTTGACAAATAAGGCAGTTGAATTGGGAAGAGGTACAAAAATGTACCGGTTTAGTCTGGATCTTGAAGTGAATCTGATATTATCTGAAGACAGGTCATCTGTTAATGTCTTTGTTTACATAAACACGGCATGTTGAAGTCTAACACTGTAAACAATTCTAGATTTACGACACAATTTTTTGATGCGCAAAGTATTATGTTCAATTAAAAAAAGCATATATCAGATTATGTGTTGTGGTTAgtttaatatacaaatgtattgatATTTCACATATCCGTCatatcttggtatctatgatgggtttgTTTGTTCAAAACATAGaacgattttactttttgtttgacaGTTTTTCtgagaatttgtttatatataactATGCATAGGGAAATGTTAATAATATCCGGGATTATATGTCAGGTAAAAACCCATCTTATCAATTAAAGTATTAATTGCTCTTGCACTTCTATGTTATTTCTAGATATCAGCATACATTTGGACAACTGTTGTACAAATGAGCATAGTTTTCATCTTTTTGTAGGATTAgttgcttttatatatatagttttttacatgttttagtcaTGATCATATTTATAGTTTATATAGCTTCGAATTTTGAATGCATTTTAATTGAAGAAAGACGATATAGGTTGAACAAGACTACATGAAAATAATTAGACAAGTACCAAACAGATGTTTGCTTTATCATTAGGCTATTACAAAGTCCCAAGCAATGCAAGCTTGTAATTGTAGTAAAGTTAAGTTtaaacttgttaatttattgtggatttggaaacaagttattgcaacttatattaatccctttccactttgctgtCTTGTAGTAGCGTCAGTAGCCTGCTCTTTATCCACATTTACAAGGGTTACTTCACCGTGCAagagatatgttttttttttacacggGTCAGCCTtttatcgtccccttctgacgAACTAttatcgtttcctcaagaccatagtcgcaaatggtgtcaagggagagccgacaATTCAGTCACTGAAATTTTCTACCCAGAGCATGGatcaaaccaggaacctttgtagTCATTGTAGTAAATGTAGTCTTTACTATTTAAAATTCAACTTAAACGAGAAACGAATGTATTCAAAGATTTCAGGATAATCACATCATCCATACGATAGTAAATATTAGGGTTGTATAAGGGCTGTTTTAAGttatattcattatttatttgaaacattttttttgttaactttgtGGATTCTATTttcttgataaatatatatatattttgtatataattactAGTATAGTAAATATGTTGAATGGAAAAAACACCTaatgatttatttcaaatttcCGTACGAACACAAGCAAAAGTCACGTACAAAATATTGAAAGTGttaaaaggggcactagctgtcaaattcatgttcaccgattttaataaaattctc from Mytilus galloprovincialis chromosome 2, xbMytGall1.hap1.1, whole genome shotgun sequence encodes:
- the LOC143062250 gene encoding perlwapin-like protein, whose translation is MTTVVQMNVYLILFLGFIAFIQVNSKGLGACPKFDFASACVIDFKFHCFVQKQCPSGYRCCPHGCNKRCAAVTVDGKHPGSCGAAYGKRGKTCKVDSSCEGHEKCCYGKCREVRKQIVKVLYPIKS